Proteins co-encoded in one Cetobacterium sp. ZOR0034 genomic window:
- the rpoN gene encoding RNA polymerase factor sigma-54 — protein sequence MDFKLGLDQSLKIALSLEMKLSIDILKMSLKELKEFLKEKEEKYPGIEIVYPKQIKSKSTEVETYLENISDSEESLIDFLEEQISYLTLSKEIKNILEYLINNLDERGYLDGSLEELRKDGGYKSVVFKESLSILRKLDPIGVGAFDLIDCLKIQLLNRGIKERKIEEILEKNLEDIANTNLNKICLEREIDMSTLKRYIEVIKTLNPKPARGYYVNKKTKYIIPDINLDIIADEIIITLNEEEIPKIKVRTDDKQSYNLALTLERSIQKRQKTLLKVSNYILNYQKDFILRNAPLKTLKIKDIAYELDLHESTISRAIKDKFLKSGSRIESLKKYIVLDEKNQYIKNQILEIIDLENKKNPLSDEKILKELCNRGVMIQRRTIAKYRDELGIPSSRHRKK from the coding sequence ATGGATTTTAAATTGGGATTAGATCAAAGTTTGAAAATAGCTTTATCTCTAGAGATGAAGTTATCTATTGATATATTAAAAATGAGTTTGAAAGAATTAAAAGAATTTTTGAAAGAAAAAGAGGAGAAATATCCAGGAATTGAGATAGTTTATCCAAAGCAGATAAAATCAAAATCTACTGAAGTAGAAACCTATTTAGAAAACATATCGGATTCAGAAGAGAGTTTAATAGATTTTTTAGAGGAACAGATTAGTTATTTAACTTTATCAAAAGAGATAAAAAATATTTTAGAATATTTAATAAATAATTTAGATGAACGTGGTTATTTAGATGGTTCCTTGGAAGAGTTAAGAAAAGATGGGGGATATAAAAGTGTTGTTTTTAAAGAGAGCTTAAGTATTTTAAGAAAGTTAGATCCAATTGGAGTAGGAGCTTTTGATCTTATCGATTGTTTAAAAATACAACTTTTAAACAGAGGAATAAAAGAAAGAAAAATAGAGGAAATTCTTGAAAAGAATTTAGAAGATATAGCCAATACAAATTTGAATAAAATCTGTTTAGAAAGAGAGATTGATATGTCTACTCTAAAAAGATACATAGAGGTAATAAAAACCTTGAATCCGAAACCAGCAAGAGGATACTATGTAAATAAAAAAACGAAATACATCATACCAGATATTAATCTAGATATAATAGCTGATGAGATTATAATAACTTTAAATGAAGAGGAAATCCCAAAAATTAAAGTAAGAACAGATGATAAACAAAGCTATAATTTAGCTTTAACATTAGAAAGAAGTATTCAAAAAAGACAAAAAACACTTTTAAAAGTAAGTAATTATATTTTAAATTATCAAAAAGATTTTATATTAAGAAATGCTCCATTAAAAACCTTAAAAATAAAAGATATTGCTTACGAATTAGATTTACATGAATCAACAATATCAAGAGCTATAAAGGATAAGTTTTTAAAAAGTGGTAGTAGAATCGAGAGTCTAAAAAAATATATAGTTTTAGATGAAAAAAATCAATATATAAAGAATCAAATATTAGAAATTATAGATTTGGAAAATAAAAAAAATCCTTTATCAGATGAAAAAATATTGAAAGAACTCTGCAATAGAGGTGTTATGATTCAAAGAAGAACAATAGCTAAATATAGAGATGAACTGGGAATACCCTCTAGTCGTCATAGAAAAAAATAG
- a CDS encoding GntR family transcriptional regulator, whose product MVIKKKKSIREQVYDYLKDEIVNGNIKEGSRIVEEEYAERLNISRTPLREALRMLELEGLVEAREKGGVTVPKTTKKDVEEVVKIRIALETVIFEELFEKVTLEDIKKLEENIYKADAIVNDEVKCLEVFKYFSEFNKILYAISDLPRVIHLINNLNLYLKKFRKISAENNERRLSAHADHMKIVELIKSGKKHEAIEVNRKHLLEAKEFLIKQVES is encoded by the coding sequence ATGGTTATAAAGAAAAAAAAATCAATCCGTGAACAAGTATATGATTATTTAAAAGATGAGATTGTAAATGGAAACATAAAAGAAGGGAGCAGGATAGTAGAAGAAGAATATGCTGAAAGATTAAATATAAGCAGAACACCCCTTAGAGAAGCTCTTAGAATGTTAGAGTTAGAAGGGCTTGTAGAAGCTAGAGAAAAAGGTGGAGTAACAGTTCCCAAAACTACTAAAAAAGATGTTGAAGAGGTTGTTAAAATAAGAATAGCTTTAGAAACAGTTATATTTGAAGAGTTATTTGAAAAAGTTACTTTAGAAGATATTAAAAAATTAGAGGAGAATATATATAAGGCAGATGCAATAGTAAATGATGAAGTTAAATGTTTAGAAGTATTTAAATATTTCTCAGAATTTAATAAGATTTTATATGCAATTTCTGATTTACCAAGAGTTATTCATCTAATAAATAATTTGAACTTATATCTAAAAAAGTTTAGAAAGATATCTGCTGAGAATAATGAAAGAAGATTAAGTGCACATGCTGATCATATGAAAATAGTAGAATTAATAAAAAGTGGAAAAAAGCATGAAGCGATTGAAGTTAATAGAAAACACTTGCTAGAAGCTAAAGAGTTTTTAATAAAGCAGGTTGAAAGTTAA
- a CDS encoding oxaloacetate decarboxylase subunit alpha: MKNKVKITETCLRDGHQSLIATRLTTAEILPIVEKMDEVGYHALEVWGGATFDACIRFLNEDPWERLREIKKRAKKTKLQMLLRGQNLLGYRHYADDIVEEFVKKSIENGIDIIRIFDALNDTRNLKVAAEATKKYGGHCQLSIAYTISPVHTTEYYKELAKEMEAMGADSIVIKDMAGILLPETGYNLVKELKSVLNVPLELHTHATSGIASMLYLRAVDAGIDIIDTGISTFAGGTAQPATESMVRTFEGGERDPELNLTLLKEIAEYFKPIRKKYVDEKVLNMQAYFVEPSILEYQLPGGMLSNLVSQLTAQKAADKYEDVLKEIPRVREDLGFPPLVTPLSQMVGTQAVFNVLTGERYKMVPKEIKDYVKGLYGKSPAPMSEEVKKKIIGDEAVFTGRPADLLKPEYDEIKREIGDLAKSPEDVLMYAMFPQIARPYLENRDKPKVEKEYRSINIVF; this comes from the coding sequence TTGAAAAATAAGGTTAAAATAACGGAAACTTGTCTAAGAGATGGACACCAATCTCTAATAGCAACAAGATTGACAACTGCTGAAATCCTTCCAATTGTTGAGAAGATGGATGAAGTTGGATATCATGCTTTAGAAGTTTGGGGAGGAGCCACTTTTGATGCTTGTATTAGATTCTTAAATGAAGACCCTTGGGAAAGACTTAGAGAAATCAAGAAAAGAGCTAAAAAAACAAAACTACAAATGCTTTTAAGAGGTCAAAACCTTTTAGGATACAGACACTATGCAGATGATATAGTTGAAGAGTTTGTAAAAAAATCAATTGAAAATGGTATCGATATAATCAGAATATTCGATGCACTTAATGATACAAGAAACTTAAAAGTTGCTGCTGAAGCAACTAAAAAATATGGAGGACATTGCCAACTTTCAATAGCTTATACAATAAGTCCTGTTCATACAACAGAGTACTATAAAGAGTTAGCTAAAGAGATGGAAGCTATGGGAGCAGACTCAATTGTAATAAAAGATATGGCTGGAATACTTCTTCCTGAAACAGGATACAACCTAGTAAAAGAGTTAAAGTCTGTTTTAAATGTTCCTTTAGAGTTACATACTCATGCTACAAGTGGAATAGCAAGTATGTTATACCTAAGAGCTGTAGATGCTGGAATTGATATTATTGATACAGGGATATCTACTTTTGCAGGAGGAACAGCACAGCCAGCAACAGAATCTATGGTTAGAACTTTTGAAGGTGGAGAAAGAGACCCAGAGTTAAATTTAACACTTTTAAAAGAGATTGCAGAATACTTCAAACCAATTAGAAAAAAATATGTAGATGAGAAAGTTTTAAATATGCAAGCTTACTTCGTTGAGCCAAGCATTTTAGAATATCAACTACCTGGTGGAATGTTATCAAACTTAGTATCTCAACTTACAGCGCAAAAAGCTGCTGATAAATATGAAGATGTACTAAAAGAGATTCCAAGAGTAAGAGAGGACTTAGGATTCCCTCCACTAGTTACGCCACTTAGTCAAATGGTTGGAACTCAAGCGGTATTTAATGTATTGACTGGAGAAAGATATAAGATGGTACCAAAAGAGATTAAGGATTATGTAAAAGGTCTTTATGGAAAATCACCAGCTCCAATGTCAGAAGAGGTAAAGAAAAAAATAATTGGAGATGAAGCTGTTTTCACAGGAAGACCAGCAGACCTTCTAAAGCCAGAATATGACGAGATAAAAAGAGAGATTGGCGATTTAGCAAAATCTCCTGAAGATGTTCTAATGTATGCTATGTTCCCACAAATAGCTAGACCTTACTTAGAGAATAGAGATAAACCAAAAGTAGAAAAAGAATATAGAAGTATAAATATAGTATTTTAG
- a CDS encoding OadG family protein produces MFKDAITLMIALEITLISMLVVFTILAILAFVLSLFKYIPAEKAVEVKKATPAVTPAKVEREKFDPSKITSEEMRVAMMVACIEAAGEDKDANIRVVGIKELN; encoded by the coding sequence ATGTTTAAAGACGCAATAACGCTTATGATAGCTCTTGAAATAACGTTAATAAGTATGCTTGTTGTATTTACAATATTAGCAATATTAGCTTTCGTTCTTTCACTGTTTAAATATATTCCAGCAGAGAAAGCGGTAGAGGTAAAAAAAGCTACACCAGCAGTAACACCAGCAAAGGTAGAAAGAGAAAAGTTTGATCCATCAAAGATAACAAGCGAAGAGATGAGAGTAGCTATGATGGTAGCATGTATAGAGGCAGCTGGAGAAGATAAGGATGCCAATATAAGAGTTGTAGGAATAAAAGAATTAAACTAA
- a CDS encoding biotin/lipoyl-containing protein, whose translation MIKVYKVKIGEKVYEVEVESVTEVNGTISAPTSSTPAPAAVASVPAGNGTKVEAPMQGLVVSVDVTVGANVKAGDTLLVLEAMKMENPIVSPVNGVVQSITVNKGDTVDGGTVVVTIA comes from the coding sequence ATGATAAAAGTATATAAAGTTAAAATTGGAGAAAAAGTATACGAGGTAGAAGTAGAATCAGTAACAGAGGTTAACGGAACAATATCAGCACCAACATCTTCAACGCCAGCACCAGCTGCAGTGGCATCAGTACCAGCAGGAAATGGTACAAAAGTTGAGGCACCTATGCAAGGTTTAGTTGTATCTGTAGATGTAACTGTAGGAGCAAACGTAAAAGCTGGAGATACTTTATTAGTATTAGAAGCTATGAAAATGGAAAATCCAATTGTTTCACCAGTAAATGGAGTTGTTCAATCAATAACTGTAAATAAAGGTGACACAGTAGACGGTGGAACAGTAGTAGTAACAATAGCTTAA
- a CDS encoding sodium ion-translocating decarboxylase subunit beta — MEFLSNLFSTTGIAMMTMNQGIMILVALFLLFLAIKKQYEPYLLLPIAFGMLLVNLPAPVSEGIMDKNGLLNILYAGVKYGVYPPLIFLAIGASTDFGPLIANPKSLLLGAAAQLGIFGAFVGAVAMGMTGNEAASIGIIGGADGPTAIYLTSKLAPHMLGPIAVAAYSYMALVPVIQPPIIRLFTTKEERQIKMTQLRTVSKREKILFPIVVTIVVTLIIPSAIPLVGMLMFGNLAKESGLVPNLVEHIKGALMYVITIFIGLTVGATTNAEAFLNLATIKIIVLGLFAFAFGTAGGVIFGKVMCKLSKGTINPMIGAAGVSAVPMAARVVQKVGQEENPSNFLLMHAMGPNVAGVIGSAVAAGVLLAMFK, encoded by the coding sequence ATGGAGTTTTTAAGTAATCTATTTTCAACAACAGGAATTGCAATGATGACTATGAATCAAGGTATTATGATTTTAGTTGCGTTATTCCTATTGTTTTTAGCAATAAAAAAGCAGTATGAACCTTATCTATTACTTCCAATAGCTTTTGGAATGTTATTGGTAAATTTACCAGCACCAGTGAGTGAAGGAATAATGGATAAAAATGGACTTTTAAATATTTTATATGCAGGAGTAAAGTATGGAGTTTATCCTCCTCTAATCTTCTTAGCGATAGGAGCAAGTACAGACTTCGGTCCATTAATTGCTAATCCTAAGAGTTTACTTCTTGGAGCAGCGGCACAATTAGGTATATTTGGAGCGTTCGTAGGTGCAGTTGCAATGGGAATGACTGGAAACGAAGCAGCATCTATCGGAATTATAGGTGGAGCAGATGGACCAACAGCTATCTATTTAACATCAAAGTTAGCACCACATATGTTAGGACCAATAGCGGTAGCAGCATATTCATACATGGCACTAGTACCAGTAATTCAACCACCTATTATTAGATTATTTACAACGAAAGAGGAAAGACAGATAAAAATGACTCAACTTAGAACTGTAAGTAAAAGAGAGAAAATCTTATTCCCAATAGTAGTAACAATAGTAGTAACATTAATAATTCCATCAGCAATACCTTTAGTAGGAATGCTAATGTTTGGAAACTTAGCTAAGGAAAGTGGATTAGTTCCTAACTTAGTAGAGCATATAAAGGGAGCTTTAATGTATGTAATCACAATATTTATTGGATTGACAGTTGGAGCGACAACAAATGCAGAAGCATTTTTAAATTTAGCAACAATAAAGATAATAGTATTAGGACTTTTCGCGTTTGCATTTGGAACTGCAGGAGGAGTAATCTTTGGAAAAGTTATGTGTAAACTTAGCAAAGGTACAATCAATCCGATGATAGGAGCAGCAGGAGTAAGTGCTGTACCTATGGCGGCAAGAGTAGTTCAAAAAGTAGGACAAGAGGAAAATCCAAGTAACTTCTTACTGATGCATGCAATGGGACCTAACGTAGCAGGAGTTATAGGGTCAGCAGTAGCAGCAGGTGTGTTACTAGCTATGTTTAAATAA
- the citD gene encoding citrate lyase acyl carrier protein, protein MEIKVKAVAGTLESSDMYVIIEPNATGIELEIESVVMGQYGDDVRRVILESLEELGVTSAKVLVNDKGAIEPVIKSRIQTVVTRAAQQKFTW, encoded by the coding sequence ATGGAGATCAAAGTAAAAGCAGTGGCAGGAACTCTTGAATCGAGTGATATGTATGTAATAATCGAGCCAAATGCTACAGGAATTGAATTAGAAATTGAAAGCGTTGTAATGGGGCAATATGGAGATGATGTTAGAAGAGTAATTTTAGAATCTTTAGAAGAGTTAGGGGTTACTTCAGCAAAAGTATTAGTAAATGATAAAGGGGCTATTGAGCCTGTAATCAAAAGCAGAATCCAAACAGTTGTTACAAGAGCAGCTCAACAAAAATTCACTTGGTAG